CCCCTGATCCGGTCCGGTTCTCCAAGGCCGTGGGGCTGCCCTTCATCGGCTCGAACACAAGCGGCAAGATTTGGTTGTTTGCGGAAGAAGGttctacttttgatattgattaGGACTCCGAACAAATCTTTCACGGGAGGCTCAAGTCACATCGCATTGCTAGCCCTCTAGCTAtctcgtccgtgtacgccaaatgcacaagaTCTGAGAGATACCTTCTgtgggataagatgagagagatcgCTGGAACCCTCGAGGGAATACCATGGATTATAggtggtgacttcaacaccattctatccCACCGGGATAGAACTGGGAGCGACACCAACCGGCAGACCGAGATGGTCGATTTTGCATCGGCAATTGAGGATTGCTGACTCGTGGACCCAGGGTTCGATGGGGCAGAATTTACTTGGGCCAAAAACGGTCTATCTGAACGgctggatagagtgcttgttaaTGAGGCTTGGACTAGGGTCTTCGAGGCCACCCGAGTAACGAACCTCCCACGGATCGCCTCGGACCACAGACCAATCCTAGCACGATGCAAAATGCCGAACATTGCCATCGGGGGgaaggcattcaggttccagaacatgtggatccgacatgaggGATTTTTTGCTGTAGTTAAGAATGCATGGGAAGAGCCCACTGGGACGGGCGGCCTTCTAAACATCCAAATTAAACATTCCAGAGCTAAAAGAGCActaaaggagtggaacaaagaggttttcggGAACATCCACGTCAATATTGCGGACAAGGAGGAAGCCATTGCCGTGGCCCAATCCAACTTTGAGGACTTGCCTACACCCATGAATAGGGCAGTGATCAACAAGCatattgccgagtacatccttttgttgAGAATGGAAGAGGATTTCTGGAGGCAAAAGGCAGCTTTGAAATGGCTAGCCGAGGGGGACAAGAAcacccggttctatcaaagctgggtgaaacaaaaaagGGTTCGCCTTCGTATTTACTCGATTCATGCCAACGGACAAGAGCTAACCGAGAAAGCTGACATTAAAACCTCAGCAGTAGAATTCTTCCAACAACTTCTTGCGCCTTGCAACCCGGTCCTGGATGAACCGGACCTCGACCTAATTCACCAGGTTCACTCAGCTGAGCAAGTCGCGGATATTGCCCAAGTACCGGATGGGGATGAGGTCAAAAGTGCCGCTTTCAGTATCTCTGGAGATAgcgcacccggacccgacggcttctcggctagtttctatcaagcctgctggagCATTGTGGGGCCGGACGTGGTGGAGGCAATTGGGCAGTTTTTCAGAGGGGCGTTCTTACCTAGAAGCAttacggccacaagcatagtcctcatcccaaagaaggcttcgccAGAGTCATGGGCTGATTATCGTCCCATCAGCCTTTGCAATGTGCtgaacaagatcatcaccaaggtaCTTACGACTCGACTCTCTCATTTTCTTCCACAGGTCAtttccccaaaccaaagtggatttggtAAAGGGCGGCTCCTCAACGATAACGTGTTattggctcaagagatgttccatgagcttgcacgatgctccccagcgccaaACGTAGCGGTgaagattgatatggctaaagCATATGATAGAGTGCAGTGGCCTTTTCTCTTTAAGGTGCTCCGACGCATGGGCTTTCCGAATGCATGGATATCCCTTATCGAGAGGTGCATTGGTTCGTGCTGGTTTTCGATTCTTATCAATGGGGCATCATCGGGGTTCTTTAGATCGACACGGGGACTACGACAAGGCGACCCGATATCCCCAGCACTGTTCGTGATTGCTGCGGACTATCTATCGCGTGCCTTTGACAAGCTCATACTTGGCCAAAAGAAGATGATTTTCAAAGCCTCCAGGAGATGCATCGAGGTCAGCCACCTAGCGTATACAGAAGATATCATTATATTCACACAAGCGGCGGCGACCCCCTGCGACGACTCCGAGCCTGTCTCGAACACTATGAAAAAGCCTCGGGTCAACAAGTCAGCCTGGCCAAGAGCAATTTCTATATTGCTGAGGCTCATGAGCAATGTGCAACCTCGATCCAAGTAGAAGGGGGCTTCACTAAAGGGGAATTCCCTTTCCTTTATTTAGGTGTTCCCATCTATCGTGGGGctaagcgcacggacatgttcctcttcctccaggaaaagattgcaagacgGGTTTCAGGTTGGGCGCACTGGCACCTTTCCCTTGGAGGGAGGCTCACGcttattaagagcactcttgaggcGATCCCCTTACATATCTTCCAAGCCATCGAACCCACTGCCGGAACGCTAAAGCAACTGGACTAACAAATGGCGcgattcttttggggctcgacaAGTGAGAgaaagcggacccattggattggctGGGACCAAATGAGCCTCCCCACTGATGAAGGGGGTCTCGGGATCTGCAAAACCAAGGAGGTCCTACGCGCCTTCAACAtaaaactttggtggcgctttcgggagcaaaactccctttgggcaaaatACATGATGGCTACATATTGTTTCAACTCCACACTTCTTACCTTtagggcgccgagcaggagcagccctacgtggagaaggctctctaGAGCATGGACGCTTGCACAACCACACATGCGGTGGCTAGTGGGTCAAGGAAATATCTATTTTTAGGACAACATATGGCTTGGTAACGTCCCACTTCGGGAGCTCAGCCTTGATGAGCAGGGCAGACctaccacccgggtctcggactATATTAGAAATAGCAATTGGGATGAACCCAAGCTCCAACTCCTCCAtgatcaggccggcctcccacAGCACATTATTGATCGCATCCTCAACACACCGATCCTCCAAGGTGACCAGGACATCCCAAGGTGGATTCTCTCTAAGCACGGGGAATTCATGGTAGCTTCGACGTGGGACACAATCCGAGGGCACCATCCGATCATTCAGGGACTGGGCGATGTGTGGAAGGCGAGACTAACTACGTCTATATCCATCTTCATTTGGAGGCTACTCTCCAACCGTGTGCTCGTCGATACAAAGCTCTAGTGGCGTGATATTGAGCTAGCAtccaagtgccaatgctgccccaaCCGACCGGGTATTGAGTCTCTCCAgcacctcttcattcagggGTATGGAGCTCgtagagtatggagtgagtttgacgCTTGGTTCCCAAGCTCTTCCCCTCGCCTCcaaatcaatgacacaatccctatgAGAAtagaagtgtgggcgcgaaggtgccaacagccgaacatgAAACATCTCAGCCGAACCACCCCTTACCTCATCTTGTGGTTCATTTGggcggagagaaacaggagccgccaccaaggcacacagttcaAACCACATAATGTGGCATGGCAGGTTCATATGTTCATCCGGAATTCTATGGTCAATGGAAGTctgaagccgaagcattggaagggagttaggCTTGGAGTTAGCTTCCCTCAACAAGCGGAAGCAACCAGACCGCAACCACTAGCCATGGcgatcaaatggaaccccccgacCAAACGTGCATTAAACTCAACAAGGACGGGTCCTTCATGGAAGCAACCAACAAAGCAGGAGGAGGAGGAATCATACGGGATCATTCGGGCAATATGCTTGTAGCCTTTTGTACGCCCCTGGATGCACACTCGGCCCTGGAGGCTGAGCTAATGCCCATGATCCAAGGCCTGGACATTGCCAAGGACTTCGGATTACCAATTTGGCTCGAATCAGATGccgagcaagcaatcaaattgatCAATGGAATGGTTTGGGGGTCGGCATGTGTTAGGCAAGTCGTGGCAAAATTGAGCCTGCTCAAGCgtcaactcaaattccgagccacgtTCATACACCGGGAGGGAAACAAAGCGGCGGATCTCCTTGCTCGAAAGGGCCTAGAGCAAGACACTGACCTAAGAATGCAACACAATTCAGCATCGAGAGATCTCTTGGACCTCATCCTACGGGATGCAATGGGAGTCCACCACATTAGGGACCTCGAAGGAGACGAACACTAGAGATGGCAAAGAGAAAGTTGGGAAACCATAGCAccttgttttgtttgattatCTTTTgtaaggagtatgatgaggtccgaccCATGTGGGTTcagaccgcatactactctagGTTTTGTTATGGCGCATCACTTTCGGGTGCGGCCAATCTTTGTAATCATCTTTCCTTGGAATATATGGATGAgagacccacgaaccctccaccatagaggtgtttaaataaaaaaaaagtaagggcattgtcaccttcttcactaaaattcccAGATTCGCCAGTTCGCACTTCTATACGAATTTCCTCTAATTTTGCATCCATCCATTGTGCTTCAATAATCCCCGACCTTAAATCAGGTTCAACAGCTAGAGTGGCGATTCGTGCatccactgtttcaggtgccctcaccacttccaaacgcatcttgctgaactcgcgaatcaggctttcctctttggtgagaaaagtggccagttgggaatggtccttccggctcaatgcatctgccactacatttgctttgccggggtgataattgatgccacaatcgtagtcctttaccaactcgagccatcttcaTTGCCGTATGTTCAgatctttctgctcgaagaaatacttcaggcttttgtaatccgtgaagatctcacatcggagtccgtagagatgatgtctccaaatctttaaggcgtgcaCTACcactgctagctccaagtcgtgggttggatagttcaactcgtgtgacctcaattgtcgtgacgcgtaagcaatcactttgttgttttgcatcaacacacatccaagtcccacctttgaAGCGtcagtgtataccacgtagttcactccaggctctggcacagcTAGAATTGGTGCACTAGTTAAATTTTCCTTCAACAGCTGGAAACTTGCCTCACCCACTGGGGTCCATttgacttttacccccttcttgagttgttgggtcatgggtctcgctatcttgaagaatccctctataaaccttcggtagtatcctgtcaagcctaggaaactccaaatctcgtttggtgttgaggGTGCTTTCCattgttgtaccgcctcaaccttggcggggTCCACTCGGATTCCCTTTGCTGACACAAcgtgaccaaggaagttcacttccttaagccaaaactcgtacttgctgaatttggcatacaatttctcaatcctcaacgtctccaatgTGATTCACAGGtgttcctcatgttccttctcgTCCTTCGAGTAGACAAGTCcatcatctatgaacaccaaaacgaatttatccaaatatggatggaacactcgattcatcaaatccatgaataccgttggtgcatttgtcaatccaaacggcattaccacaaactcatagtgaccatatctcgtgcgaaaagcagtcttcggtatgtcttctcgtcggactctcaactgatggtatccggaccttaagtccatctttgagaacacaccagctcctcgaagttgatcgaataggtcatctattctcggcagtggatatttgttcttgagagtcatcttgttcaactctctatattcgatacacattctcatcgatccatccttcttcttcacaaaaagcacaggcgcgccccacggtgaaacactgggtctaatgaaacccaagtccataAGCTCCtgtagttgtatcttgagttcttccaactctttaggCACCATTCGATATGGGGCCTTGGACACTGttgccgaccctggctctaggtcgattgtgaactccaattgtcgatctggcggtggacCAGGCAACGCTTCAGGAAAGACGTTTGGAAATTCTCGTTCCACTGCAACatcctccactttcctttctttcttctcatctccttgtagatagactagataggcaggacgcccttttctcaaCATCGTTGAGTGCTGAGATGATGGACATATTTCTGTTCATCGGGATTCCATGATACACGATTGGTTCCTTTCCAGGGGCTCGTAatgatatttgtctctccttacatcgaatcgtagcaaaattcgcagtcaaccaatccattcccaagattacaTCGACATCTTTCATGGCCATAACTTGTAAGTTGTGCGCGACTAGCCTAAGTTctcccataacaatttctacGTTCGAGCATATTTGAGAAATCTCTATTAcccctcccactggtgaggtcaccatcatcttatgttcagatttagtAACTGGCAAACTTAATGTGTCCACACATAGTTCTGATATGAAAGAATgtgatgcacccgtatcaaacaacacaacaatagATGTATCGAGAAGTTCGCCCATACCTGTCAAATTCACGTTCTCGTGACTCCCTTGTTCAGTCTTGGGTTGTCTAAAACTCAGC
This sequence is a window from Salvia splendens isolate huo1 chromosome 14, SspV2, whole genome shotgun sequence. Protein-coding genes within it:
- the LOC121764242 gene encoding uncharacterized protein LOC121764242 yields the protein MEPPDQTCIKLNKDGSFMEATNKAGGGGIIRDHSGNMLVAFCTPLDAHSALEAELMPMIQGLDIAKDFGLPIWLESDAEQAIKLINGMVWGSACVRQVVAKLSLLKRQLKFRATFIHREGNKAADLLARKGLEQDTDLRMQHNSASRDLLDLILRDAMGVHHIRDLEGDEH